A window of Thermosynechococcus sp. NK55a contains these coding sequences:
- a CDS encoding M1 family metallopeptidase — translation MTFDVTPTKSFVLSGARPHYSPDRPGRVEHIFLDLTLDLEAQTCWGQCYIHLRPLHSQLRYLRLNAVGQQIKGVTVQHQPQTFHYDGEFLDISLDESLGISPDQVLLIAIDYRLEKPQRGLYFVPTHPPQAWTQGEDEDSRYWFPCFDYPGQLATSEIRARVRQPLQAISNGELRACYSEGEWQVFDWYQPQVHPTYLMTLAVGDFAVFDDQWQGKPVTYYVAKDRAADALRTLGKTPRMIDFFSRIYGYPYPYPKYAQVCVADFIFGGMENTSTTLLTDRCLLDERAAAEDFRSESLVAHELAHQWFGDLVVIKHWSHAWIKEGMASYAEVLWFEEEYGADFAAYYRLGELRSYLSEDSDRYRRPIVTHVYREAIELYDRHLYEKGACVYHMIRQELGEELFWKAIQTFVQTYAHQTVETVDLLRAIESATGRNLLPLFDQYVFRGGHPDFHVSYRWEATDQLAVITVKQQQVTEGVTPLERNLFDLRIPIGIGTVDEQGQVSVKIMPLRIHEPEHTFYLPLPKQPRFVSFDAGNHTLKTVTLEYPLPELKAQLQYDPDVLGRIQAAIALGKKGNLEVVQVLAEALKREPFWGVRREIAKVLSTIQLAQSLDALKLALADHHPHVRAAAVEAIAGFKSAKAYELLKPIAKHGDPSYSVEAAALKGIGVIAAAKLQPKPKPEKVLKRLRKALERRQGWNEVVRCGAIAGVGQLKDVPEAVNLVLDYTAMDVPQPLRLAAIRTLGTIGDRHHPQLQQILERLEQLSHETFFFTQMAVVQALSQIDHPRVLGILQQVGDRTTDGRIKRLVDESIAKVQKAIGSDDRLQTLETTLSELQKENQTLKSRLEELEARTKATNQESAPT, via the coding sequence ATGACGTTTGATGTCACTCCTACAAAATCCTTTGTTCTAAGTGGTGCCCGCCCCCACTATAGTCCTGATCGCCCCGGGCGGGTGGAACATATTTTCCTTGATTTGACGCTGGATTTAGAGGCTCAAACCTGCTGGGGACAGTGCTACATTCACTTGCGCCCCCTCCATTCTCAATTGCGATACCTACGCCTCAATGCCGTGGGGCAACAGATCAAGGGCGTGACCGTGCAGCACCAACCCCAAACCTTCCACTACGACGGCGAATTCCTTGATATTTCCCTCGATGAGAGCCTAGGGATTAGCCCCGATCAGGTGCTGCTGATTGCCATTGACTATCGCCTTGAGAAGCCTCAGCGAGGGTTATACTTTGTCCCCACCCACCCACCCCAAGCCTGGACTCAAGGGGAAGATGAGGACTCCCGCTATTGGTTTCCCTGTTTTGACTATCCTGGTCAACTGGCCACCTCAGAGATCAGAGCACGAGTGCGCCAACCCTTACAGGCCATTTCCAATGGTGAATTGCGTGCCTGTTATAGCGAGGGGGAGTGGCAAGTCTTTGATTGGTACCAGCCCCAGGTTCACCCCACCTACCTGATGACCTTGGCAGTGGGGGATTTTGCCGTTTTTGATGATCAGTGGCAGGGCAAGCCCGTCACCTACTACGTTGCTAAGGATCGCGCTGCCGATGCACTACGCACCTTGGGCAAAACACCAAGGATGATTGACTTTTTCAGCCGCATCTATGGCTATCCCTACCCCTACCCCAAATATGCCCAGGTATGTGTGGCTGATTTTATCTTTGGGGGCATGGAAAATACCTCGACAACGCTGCTCACCGATCGCTGTCTTTTGGATGAGCGGGCAGCTGCGGAAGATTTTCGCAGTGAAAGCTTAGTTGCCCATGAGCTGGCACACCAGTGGTTTGGGGATCTGGTGGTGATCAAGCACTGGTCCCATGCCTGGATTAAGGAGGGCATGGCCTCCTATGCCGAGGTGCTGTGGTTTGAAGAGGAATATGGCGCTGATTTTGCCGCCTACTACCGTCTTGGGGAGTTGCGCAGCTACCTCAGTGAGGATAGCGATCGCTACCGCCGCCCTATTGTCACCCACGTCTATCGCGAGGCCATTGAACTTTACGATCGCCACCTCTACGAAAAAGGCGCCTGTGTCTATCACATGATCCGCCAAGAACTCGGCGAAGAACTATTCTGGAAAGCCATTCAAACCTTTGTCCAGACCTACGCCCATCAAACCGTTGAAACGGTGGATCTTCTGCGGGCCATTGAAAGTGCCACTGGACGCAACTTACTTCCCCTCTTTGACCAATACGTGTTTCGCGGCGGTCATCCCGACTTCCATGTCAGCTATCGCTGGGAGGCTACCGATCAATTAGCCGTTATTACCGTCAAGCAGCAGCAGGTAACCGAAGGCGTTACCCCCCTAGAGCGCAATCTTTTTGATCTGCGGATTCCCATCGGTATCGGTACCGTAGATGAGCAGGGACAGGTGTCAGTGAAGATCATGCCGCTGCGCATTCATGAACCAGAGCACACCTTCTATCTACCGCTGCCAAAGCAACCCAGGTTTGTGAGTTTTGATGCCGGCAACCATACGTTAAAAACCGTAACCCTAGAGTACCCCCTGCCGGAGCTCAAGGCGCAGCTTCAGTACGACCCCGATGTGCTCGGACGCATTCAAGCCGCGATTGCCCTTGGTAAAAAAGGCAACTTAGAGGTGGTTCAAGTCCTTGCAGAGGCGCTGAAACGGGAACCCTTCTGGGGGGTTCGCCGCGAAATTGCCAAAGTCCTAAGCACAATTCAACTGGCTCAAAGTTTAGATGCCCTGAAACTGGCGCTTGCGGATCACCATCCCCATGTGCGCGCAGCAGCAGTGGAGGCCATTGCAGGATTTAAGTCTGCGAAAGCCTACGAACTCCTCAAGCCCATTGCCAAGCATGGCGACCCCAGTTATAGCGTTGAAGCAGCTGCCCTGAAGGGAATTGGGGTCATTGCTGCTGCCAAACTGCAACCGAAACCCAAGCCCGAAAAAGTGCTGAAACGGCTGCGCAAGGCCTTGGAAAGGCGGCAGGGCTGGAACGAGGTGGTGCGCTGTGGGGCGATCGCTGGCGTGGGACAACTCAAGGATGTGCCAGAGGCGGTGAATTTGGTTCTCGACTATACTGCTATGGATGTCCCGCAACCCCTGCGTTTGGCAGCCATTCGTACCCTTGGCACCATTGGCGATCGCCACCATCCCCAACTGCAGCAAATTCTAGAACGGCTAGAGCAACTGAGCCATGAGACCTTTTTCTTTACCCAGATGGCCGTTGTCCAAGCCCTGAGTCAAATTGACCATCCACGGGTTTTGGGCATCCTGCAACAGGTGGGCGATCGCACCACCGATGGCCGCATCAAGCGACTCGTGGATGAAAGCATTGCCAAGGTGCAAAAAGCCATTGGCAGCGATGATCGTCTCCAGACTCTAGAAACCACCCTTAGCGAATTGCAAAAGGAAAATCAAACCCTGAAAAGCCGCCTTGAAGAATTGGAGGCACGAACTAAAGCTACCAATCAGGAATCAGCCCCCACTTAG
- a CDS encoding zinc ribbon domain-containing protein, whose protein sequence is MPLISIALWVYRFGDRHHYGLLALMSWHLLVIFSIPLVLKIFELLQVGALFEWLSSWILALFGGLLFLVSYLYILLIPAVGFGVIKVAQAVFLNPQRQAAGRIQKQRCVRCGKRLRDLDQHCPHCGYLQWMPCPSCGRPTYRHLPYCRHCGALIPPTVSPS, encoded by the coding sequence TTGCCACTGATTAGCATTGCCCTCTGGGTGTATCGCTTTGGCGATCGCCACCACTATGGCCTGCTTGCCCTCATGAGTTGGCACCTGTTGGTGATCTTCTCAATTCCCTTGGTGCTGAAGATCTTTGAACTGTTGCAGGTGGGAGCACTCTTTGAATGGCTGTCCAGTTGGATTCTTGCCCTCTTTGGCGGCCTGCTCTTTTTGGTCAGCTATCTTTATATTCTGCTGATTCCAGCAGTGGGGTTTGGCGTCATCAAAGTGGCACAAGCTGTTTTCCTCAATCCACAGCGACAGGCGGCAGGGCGCATTCAAAAACAACGCTGTGTGCGCTGTGGTAAACGATTGCGGGATTTGGACCAACACTGTCCCCACTGTGGTTATTTGCAGTGGATGCCCTGTCCCAGTTGTGGGCGGCCCACCTACCGCCACTTGCCCTATTGCCGCCACTGTGGTGCCTTGATCCCCCCAACAGTTAGTCCTTCCTAG
- a CDS encoding bifunctional diguanylate cyclase/phosphodiesterase yields MIENIPQSGEILYPHLAEIDYIRYQVHTCLYSHLTPGVVAQAKPNLLILITQGDHVLKAVQTLQQRYPHLPLVVIDPSDRPDLATQVLHSGAQDYLTIQELSPHLLARSIRHAIERHQVEHQLLRQAQYDRLLVQITQHIHQTLELPTILETAVKDVRELLGCDRVLIYRFLDDWRGIMDVEAVVPPWLSALGDVVGDYCFTERYVEAYKRGRIHVVNNLDIAPVTPCYRDLLAHYQVKANLVVPVIVEGRLWGLLICHQCAHPRDWQDSEIELIKQISIQLAIAILQAELYQKAQREIQERKAVEAQLLYQARHDRLTHLPNRWFFEEQLRLTLNHAAEYPDFHYAVLCLDLDRFKTLNDSLGHSIGDLFLQAFARRLTRHVSPQDVVARLGGDEFAVLLNDIQGIEQAQTIAERLRERLSQPFQIDHYTLYSTVSMGLVMGDAHYRSSEELLRNADMAMYHAKAKGHNRIDVFHPVMLQQLRDRLHLEVELRQAIERGNFVLHYQPIVHLGSQSLRGFEALLRWQKGDTLISPTVFIPVAEETGLIFELSRWVLHSACEQLQQWQQRYPKLQSVGFTMNINLSANHFSLPNLVAEIEQTLEHHHLAGQFLKIEITESALMQHLDSACKILAGLKAMGVRINIDDFGTGYSSLSYLRNLPLDGIKIDRSFISQMDRSQADFELVRTILALARNLHLDCIAEGIENTTQLQRLRSLRCPLGQGYLFAPPLTTEKAEVYLQEHIL; encoded by the coding sequence GTGATCGAAAACATCCCCCAATCGGGTGAAATTTTATATCCACATCTTGCAGAGATTGATTACATTCGCTATCAAGTTCACACCTGTCTGTATTCTCATTTAACCCCCGGTGTGGTTGCTCAGGCCAAACCCAATCTCCTTATCCTTATTACTCAAGGGGATCACGTTCTTAAAGCAGTGCAAACACTCCAGCAACGCTATCCACACTTGCCCCTAGTTGTGATTGATCCTAGCGATCGCCCTGATCTGGCTACCCAAGTACTGCACAGTGGCGCTCAGGATTATTTAACTATTCAGGAACTCAGTCCTCACTTGCTGGCGCGCAGTATCCGCCATGCCATTGAGCGCCATCAGGTGGAACACCAACTGCTGCGCCAAGCCCAATACGATCGCCTGCTGGTGCAGATTACTCAGCACATTCACCAAACCCTTGAACTTCCGACGATTCTGGAAACTGCTGTCAAGGATGTGCGAGAACTCCTAGGGTGCGATCGCGTGCTCATTTATCGCTTCCTCGACGATTGGCGCGGCATTATGGATGTTGAAGCCGTCGTTCCCCCTTGGTTGTCGGCCCTTGGAGATGTAGTGGGGGACTACTGCTTTACGGAACGGTATGTGGAAGCCTACAAGCGGGGTCGCATCCATGTAGTGAATAATCTAGACATCGCCCCGGTCACGCCCTGCTATCGCGATTTGCTAGCGCACTATCAGGTCAAAGCGAATCTGGTGGTACCCGTCATAGTGGAAGGGCGGCTCTGGGGGTTGCTTATCTGTCATCAATGCGCCCATCCCCGCGACTGGCAAGACAGTGAAATTGAACTGATCAAGCAAATTTCAATCCAGTTGGCGATCGCCATCCTGCAAGCGGAACTCTATCAAAAAGCTCAAAGGGAAATTCAAGAGCGCAAAGCAGTCGAAGCCCAACTCCTTTACCAAGCCCGCCATGACCGGCTCACCCATTTACCCAATCGCTGGTTCTTTGAGGAGCAGTTGCGCCTCACCCTCAACCATGCTGCAGAGTACCCCGACTTCCACTACGCCGTTCTCTGTTTGGATTTGGATCGCTTCAAGACCCTCAATGATAGTCTGGGGCACTCCATTGGGGATTTGTTTTTGCAAGCATTTGCCAGGCGACTAACTCGCCATGTCAGTCCTCAAGATGTTGTAGCCCGCCTAGGCGGCGATGAATTTGCCGTGTTGCTCAACGACATTCAGGGCATAGAACAGGCTCAAACCATTGCCGAAAGGCTGCGGGAGCGTCTCAGTCAGCCCTTTCAAATAGATCACTACACCCTCTACAGTACTGTCAGTATGGGCCTAGTGATGGGAGATGCCCACTACAGAAGTAGTGAGGAACTGCTGCGGAATGCCGACATGGCCATGTACCACGCCAAAGCCAAAGGGCACAATCGCATTGATGTCTTTCACCCCGTGATGCTGCAACAGCTGCGTGATCGGCTGCATTTAGAAGTGGAACTACGCCAAGCTATTGAGCGCGGGAACTTTGTTCTCCACTATCAGCCCATTGTTCATCTGGGCAGCCAATCCCTTAGAGGCTTTGAGGCACTCCTGCGGTGGCAAAAGGGAGATACCCTCATTTCCCCCACGGTGTTTATTCCTGTTGCTGAAGAAACTGGTCTGATTTTTGAACTCTCCCGCTGGGTGCTGCACAGCGCCTGTGAACAGTTGCAGCAGTGGCAACAGCGTTATCCTAAGCTTCAGTCTGTGGGCTTTACGATGAATATTAATCTGTCAGCCAATCATTTTTCTTTGCCTAACCTTGTGGCTGAGATTGAACAAACCCTTGAGCACCACCATTTAGCGGGTCAATTTCTGAAGATTGAAATTACTGAGAGTGCATTAATGCAGCACTTGGACTCTGCCTGCAAAATTCTCGCTGGACTCAAAGCCATGGGTGTACGTATTAACATTGATGACTTTGGTACTGGGTATTCCTCCCTGAGCTATTTGCGCAATCTTCCCCTCGATGGCATTAAAATTGATCGCTCTTTTATTTCCCAAATGGATCGCAGCCAAGCAGACTTTGAATTGGTACGCACGATTTTGGCCTTGGCTCGCAATCTCCACCTCGATTGTATTGCCGAAGGCATTGAAAATACCACCCAACTGCAACGGTTGCGATCGCTGCGCTGTCCCCTTGGCCAAGGCTATCTTTTTGCCCCGCCGCTGACTACGGAAAAGGCTGAGGTGTACCTTCAAGAGCACATCCTCTAA
- a CDS encoding CmpA/NrtA family ABC transporter substrate-binding protein, with protein sequence MSQLSRRHFLMTATATAVGAIALKGCAPAQNPQTQQQGGGTAAEVETDTIKLGFIPIVESAPLIIAKEKGFFAKHGLANAQLAKQANWASARDNVVIGSAGGGIDGGQWQMPMPHLISEGIITLNNQKVPMYLLAQLNTQGNGIAISGANRGKGIHLKIADPNYIKDFAAKNGRKFKAAYTFPQVNQDLWIRYWFAANGIDPDRDIDLLAVPPAETVAGMRNGTMDAFSTGDPWPFRIVSDDIGFMAALTAQMWPYHPEEYLAVRADWVDKHPKATKALLKAVMEAQQWCDDKANRPELIQICSRREYFNVPGNILTPPYEGTYTMGDGQPNFNDFNIGPLYWRDPNGNSISYPYKSHDLWFLTENLRWGFNADKLKDFDNIKQIIGRVNRSDLWQEAAKELGVPAAEIPTTESRGVETFFDGIKFDPDNPQAYLDSLKIKVKS encoded by the coding sequence ATGTCTCAATTGTCGCGTCGTCACTTTTTAATGACTGCTACCGCTACCGCCGTGGGGGCGATCGCCCTCAAAGGATGCGCCCCAGCCCAAAATCCCCAAACACAGCAACAGGGAGGTGGAACTGCGGCAGAGGTGGAAACAGACACGATTAAACTAGGCTTTATTCCCATTGTTGAGTCTGCCCCCCTAATTATTGCTAAAGAAAAGGGCTTTTTTGCCAAGCATGGCCTCGCCAACGCTCAACTGGCCAAGCAAGCCAACTGGGCCAGTGCCCGTGACAACGTCGTCATTGGCTCCGCCGGTGGTGGCATTGATGGTGGCCAGTGGCAAATGCCCATGCCACACCTCATCAGCGAGGGCATCATTACCCTCAACAATCAGAAGGTACCTATGTACCTGCTGGCCCAACTGAATACCCAAGGCAACGGCATTGCCATTTCCGGAGCCAATCGAGGAAAAGGCATTCACCTAAAAATTGCTGACCCGAACTATATCAAGGATTTTGCCGCTAAAAACGGACGTAAATTCAAAGCCGCCTATACCTTTCCCCAAGTCAACCAAGACCTTTGGATCCGCTATTGGTTTGCCGCCAACGGCATTGACCCAGATCGCGACATTGACCTGTTAGCCGTTCCCCCCGCCGAAACCGTTGCCGGAATGCGCAACGGCACCATGGACGCCTTCAGTACCGGTGATCCTTGGCCCTTCCGCATTGTCAGCGATGATATTGGCTTCATGGCCGCTCTGACAGCCCAGATGTGGCCCTACCACCCCGAAGAGTACCTAGCCGTGCGAGCTGACTGGGTCGATAAACACCCCAAAGCCACCAAAGCCCTCCTGAAAGCGGTAATGGAAGCTCAGCAGTGGTGCGATGACAAGGCCAATCGTCCCGAATTGATTCAGATTTGCAGCCGCCGTGAATACTTCAACGTTCCCGGCAATATTCTTACACCGCCCTATGAGGGCACCTACACCATGGGGGATGGTCAACCCAATTTCAACGACTTTAACATCGGACCCCTCTACTGGCGGGATCCCAATGGCAATAGCATCTCCTACCCCTACAAGAGCCATGACCTCTGGTTCCTGACCGAAAATCTGCGCTGGGGCTTCAACGCTGATAAACTCAAGGATTTCGACAACATCAAGCAAATAATTGGTCGCGTCAACCGCAGCGATCTCTGGCAAGAGGCCGCCAAAGAGTTAGGAGTGCCGGCGGCTGAAATTCCCACCACCGAATCGCGGGGTGTTGAAACCTTCTTTGATGGCATCAAGTTTGATCCCGATAACCCCCAAGCCTATCTAGACAGCCTCAAAATCAAGGTCAAGTCCTAG